AGCGCCCTACAGGCCCCTGGCTTCGTGGTGCTGGCCGGGATCTCGGGCATCGGCCACATCGTGGTGCTGGCGGCCTTGCTGCGGTGGGCCCTGGGGACGCCTGAGCGGCCGGGGATGGCGGCGTTCCGCTGGCTGGGGCTGGCGTTGCTGGTGCTGGGCCTCATCTACGTATACTTCACCATGGTGGAGATGATAACGGCGGGCTATGCCGGCCGGGAGCACGAACAGGAGCTGGCCAAACTCGTCCTCACCGGCTATTATGCGCCCTACTTCTGGGTGGGCATGGGGGCCCTGGCGCTGGCCATCGGCCTGCTGGCCATGCAGGCCCTTAGTGGCCGATGGAGCATCCCCCTGCTGGTGGCCAGTGGCGTGCTGGTGAACGTGACGGCGGTGGCCAAACGGCTCATCATCGTGGTGCCCTCTCTCACCCATGGCTCCCTCCTGCCATATCGCACAGGGCTGTACATCCCCACCTGGGTGGAGGGATCCATCATCGCTGGGCTCATGGGGCTGGGGGCGCTCATGATCCTCTTGTTCATGAAGGTCTTCCCCATCATGGAGGTGCCGGAGCCTAGTGGCGCAGAGGAGGTGAGGGGATGATCTCCCAACGCGCCCTGATGGCCCTAATGGTGCTGGCGGCGGGGGTGGCCCTTATGATCGTCAGCTACTTCCTCCTGGCCACCCCCTGGGGCTTTCCGCCGGAGTCAGAGGACTTCTCCAACCCCCGCGTGGTCTTCGCCCCCTTGATATTCATCGTGGGGGTGATAATGGCGTTTGGATCGGCCATCGTCTATGAGTTATGGCCGGAGAGGAGAAGGGGATGAGGCGGTGGGCCCGCCTGGCCCGCCTGCGGCAGGGGATGTATAGGCTCTTGGCCCTATCTTTCCTGCCCCCCGCAGACGACAGGTGGGGCCAGATGGTAGCAGGGGCACGCTACCTTCGCCAGGACGATGGCATAGCGCGCCCCTTGCCCTTCTACAGCCCGTGGCGCCTCTTCTCCCAGGCCATCCTGAAGTCCCACCCTCAGGAGGTATCATCCGAACATGTCCGCCTGTTTGGGCCTGGGGGCCCTGTGCCCCTCTGGGAAACGGCCTATCTGACCCTCGACCCTCTGTCCCAGGGGGAGGTGGTGGCGGATATCACCCAGGCCTATTTGCGGGCGGGCCTGCGCCCCTCCTCCCAGGGGCCCGATCATCTGAGCGCCGAGCTGGAGTTCATGAGCTTCCTTTGCGGGAGCGAGGCCACGGCATGGGAGGAGGGGGAGGTGACATCCCTGCGCCGCCAGCTCAAACGCCAGGGTAGGTTCCTGGACCGGCATCTCTGCCTCTGGCTGCCCCACCTGGTGCGGAGGCTGGAGACGGCCCACGCCCTGTCCCTCTTCCTGGAAGGGGCCAAGGCTGCCTGGGCCCTGGCCTGTCACGACCGCGACATGGCCCATCTCCTGGACACTGAGCTGGCCCAGGCGACGGGGGGATAGGCCAGTGACCGTGCTGGTCCTCCTGTGCCAAGACCTGGCTCACCATGGCCTCTCCCCTCAGGCCCTGGCCAGGTTTGCGGAGGAGGAGGGGGCACAGGCCGTGGTGGTGCCTGGCCTCTGCCTCCATCCAGACCGGATACGGAGAGCAGCAGCAGGAGCAGAGGCGCTGGTGATAGCCACCTGCCACCAATGGCAGGCCGAGGGGGCTATAGAGCGCCACGCCCGTGCTGCAGGCATCAGCCCCCTGGCCCTGCAGGTGGTCCCCCTGGCCCGCATCTGTCAAGGCGATGCCGACCCCATGGGGAAGGCCCAGGCCGCCCTGGCGGGGGCCTTGGCCAGGGCCCGCGCCTTCCCCGGGGCGCGCCCCGAGAACCTCCGCCCCGCCCTCCCATCCAGGGGGCCGCGGGTGAGCAGGCGGGCCCTCCTCTCCCTTCCCTCCCTTGTGTACCGGCCGGTGCCCACCCTACACAAGGGGCTATGTGCCGCCGAGCGGGGATGCCGCCATTGTGTGTCCCAGTGCCCCCATGGGGCCCTCTACGAGGACGGGGGCATCATTCACCTCAGGCGGGAGGCCTGCACCTCTTGTGGCCTCTGCGTCACTGCCTGCCCCCATCAGGCCCTGCAGATGCCGGGCTGGGGTCCACCCGAGGTGGCCGCCCAGATGGCCGCCCTGCTGGAACGGGGAGGAGGACGGGGCCTGGCCTTTATCTGCCCCCAGAGCCCTCCCCCGGGCGGTCCCTGGTTAGCCGTGAACGTGCCCTGCGCCGCTGCCGTCCCATTGGCTGCCATGCTGACCCCCCTCTCGCGGGGGGCGCCGGCGGTAGCCATCGTCCACTGCGGGGCCCTATGCCGCTCGGGACGCCGCTCCCAGGTGGAGGAGAAGCTGGGCTTCGCCCAGGCCCTCCTCGAAGCCCTGGGCCTGGGGAAGGGACGCATCTTCCTGGCCGAGACTTCGGAGAAAGGGACACTTCTTCCATCGCCCGTGGGGCCTGCCGCAGCGACCACCTCCAGGCCAGGGCTCCCCCACCCATCCCTGGCCGGGGCAGGAGCCGATGCCGCAGCGGTAATGGAGCTGTCCCATGGCCAGGACGTCTACCTCCTCCATACGGGCTCCCCCCTAGGCATGGTGCAAATAGACCCCGAGGCGTGCACCGTCTGTGGCACCTGCGCCGGCGCCTGCCCCACGAGCGCCATCCGCTACACCGAGGAGGAGGCAAGGGTATCCCTGACCTTCGACCCGCGGGTGTGCATCGCCTGCGGGCAGTGCCTGGAGGTGTGCCCAGAGCGGGAGAGGGGGGCCATCGTCCTGCGGCGAGGGGTGGACACGACCTTCCTGCGTCGAGGCCCCGAGACCGTGGCGCAAGACCGACTAGTCCTCTGCCGACGCTGTCAGGGACCGGTGGCCAGCCAGAAGATGGTGCAGCGGGTCATAGCCATGCTGGGGCCACAAGTAAGCACTCAACGCCTGGCCGAGCTCTGTAGCCAGTGCCGTGGGCTCCCCTTCTGAGGCCCACGCCTGTGCCATAATGAGGCCGTGGAGCTAGCCATCGTCGGCCTTCGCGCAGCAGGCAAGACCACCCTTTTCCAGGCCCTGGCGGGAGGGCCCGTGGCAGGGGCGGTGGCCACCGTGCCCGTGCCCGACCATCGCCTGGAGCAGCTGGCAGCCCACTTCCGCCCCCGCAAGGTGACCCCACCGGAGGCCCTCCTCCACGATCTCCCCCCCTGGCCGGACCATGGCCAACGCCTCCCCCAAGAGGCAGCCACCGCCCTGGCCCGCGCCGATGCCCTCATCCTGGTGGTGCGGGCCTTTCACCGTCCCGACGTGCCCCACCCGCAGGGGCACGTGGATCCCCAGCGCGATTACCTGAACCTGGAGCTGGAGCTACTGTACCACGACCTGGACATCGTGACCCGGCGCCTGGAGAAGGTGGCTAAGGTGGCCACCTCTGCCCCCCCAGGTGAGAGGAAGGCCGCCCAACGCGAGCGCCGAACCCTGGAGAGGGTCAAGGCCTGCCTGGAGTCAGAACGCCCCCTGAGGGAAGAGGAGCTGTCCCCCGGGGAAAGAAAGCTCCTCTCTCCTTTCGGCCTCTTGAGCCTACGCCCCTTGCTGGTGGTGGTAAACTCCGACGACCCTGCCCAGGGCATGGAGATGGTTCAGGCCCTGGAGAGCCGCCACGGCAGGGCCCGCACCGCTTTCGCCTCCCTCTGTGCCCAGCTGGAGCTAGAGCTGGCCCAGATGGAGAAGGAGGAGGCGGTGGCCTTCCGCCAGGAGCTGGGCCTGCCCCCGGAGGGACCCAGGGCCTTGCTGCGGCAGGCCATGGACCTCCTGGAGCTGGTCACCTTCTATACGGTGGTGGGGGAGGAATGCCGCGCCTGGCTCGTCGCCAAGGGCACCACGGCCCTGGAGGCGGCAGGCAAGATCCACTCCGACATGGCCCGCGGCTTCGTGCGGGCGGAGGTCATCGCCTGGGACCGCCTGCTGGCGGCGGGCACCCTACACGAGGCCAGGGCGCGCGGAATGGTGCGGGCCGAGGGAAAGTCCTACCTGGTGCAGGACGGCGACGTGCTACACATCCTGTTCCACTAATTAACGGCCCCTCTCCCACACCCAGGGGGGCATGCTGGCCTGGGCTACAGCATCATAGGGCGGCAGATAGGGCTTGATGTCCAGCACCGGCGTGCCATCTATAGCATCTAGGCCTCGCACCCACAGGACATGCCCCCTCACCCGCAGAAGGCGGCAAACGGTGAGGCCGATGGGGTTGGGCCGTAGCTGGCTCCGGGTGGCGAAGACGCCCCGCACGGGCAGGCCCCCGCCCTCGGCCAGTGGGGCTTGCAGGCGGCCCTCCCGCATCTCCGCCGGCACCTGGTGCATGAAGAAAAGAACGAAGATATGGGAGAACCCCTCAAGGCCCACAAGCCCCTGGGCCATACCCCGTCGCAGGACGATGCGCGCCTCCACCTCCTCCCAACCATGGGGGCGGGGGTGCCTTACCGGGCTTCTCACCACCCCGATGGGCTCCAGGGTGATAGGGGAAAGGGGGCCAGAGGCCTCAGGTTCAAAGAAGCGCATGACGGCCCGCCAGATATCTCTTCCCTTCACAGGACCACCGGCACAGGGCTGTCCAAGCGCACCTCCTGGGGGTCCACTAGGCAACGATAGGCCAGCACAGCGACCCCTTCCCCAGCTGCCCACCGCAAGGCCTCGGCGAAGCGCGGGTCAGCGCCCACGTGCGCTGCAAAGGAGACGACATCAGGCCTCTGGATGACGAACACCACCGCTGCCCCCAGGCCCAGGCGGCGAGCAGCCACCAAGGCTGCCAGGTGGCGCCTTCCCCGCTCCGTGGGCGCATCGGGGAACAACCCCACTCCGTCCACCACTAGGGTGACGGACTTGGCCTCCACCATAATATCGCCCTGGGGCCCCGCCAGGAGGAGGTCCAGACGCACCCCCTGGAAGGAGGGCTCGGTGGCGGCCACCCTTTGTCCGGCGAAGGCCTCCAACCTCCCCTCCTCCACCGCCTCCCGCAGCAGGTGGTTGGGAAGGCGGGCATCGGCCGAGACCCACACCCCATCCACCTGCACCAGCACCAGGTCGAAGGGGGTCTTGCGTCCCTGCCCCGCCCTGGGGGCCAGGAGGACAGGAGCCCCCGGCACCATGAGCTCCTGGAGGCGACCGGAGTTGGCCAGATGGGCCTGGGCCCTTCCCCCAGCCACCTCCACCTCCACGGCGAAGCGGTTGAGGCGGGCCACCAACCTGGCCGATACTAGACCCTGAGGCAACCGCACAGCTTCAGTATAGGGGACATCCTTGGCCCGCAGACCTCTCCCTTTGGCCCTGGGGTTCGTCCTGATGCTGGGAGCGGCCGACCTCCTGGGGGACCTCACCTTCGAGGGGGGCAGAAGCATCGCAGGCCCTTTCCTCGGGTCCCTGGGGGCGGGGGCAGTGGCCATCGCCACCCTATCAGGCCTGGGAGAGATGGCCGGCCTCCTGGTGCGCCTCGCCTCCGGCTATCTCTCCGACCGCATCCCTCGCCTTTGGCCCCTCGCCCTGTGGGGATATGCCATCAACCAGCTTTCGGTGCCCTCCCTGGCCTTGGTCTTCCAATGGCCCCTGGGCGCCCTTCTGCTGGTGGCCGAGCGGATGGGACGGGGGACAAGGGCTCCCCCCCGTGACCTCATGCTCTCCTACGCCGCCTTGCGTCTCGGCCCGGGGTGGACCTTTGGCCTCCACGAGGCCATGGACCAACTGGGGGCTATGGCGGGGCCCCTGCTGGTGGCCCTTGTCGTCCAGTTGGGACTGGGCTACCGAGGGGCCTTCGCCGTCCTGCTGGCCCCCGCCTTGGCCTGCCTATCCCTCCTCTGGTGGACCCGCCTGCGCTACCCCCAGCCGATGGCCATGGAGAGGGCGGAAGCGGACACGATAGATAGCCCCTCTCCCCTTCCGCTCCGCTTCTGGGCCTACGTGGCAGCCCTGGCCCTGGTGGCGGCTGGCTACGTGGACTTTCCCCTCATCGCCTTCCACCTGCACAAGGAAGAGGTGGGGGTGGCCACGCCCCCCCTCCTATACGGCCTGGCCATGGGGGTGGATGCCCTGGCTGCCCTGGCCCTGGGGCGCCTTTTCGACTATGTGGGGCTCAGGGCCATGGCCTTGGCCGCCCTCATCTCCGCCCCCTTCGGCCCCCTCTTCTTCCTGACCGATTCCCCTCCTCTCTGGGCCCTGGCCGCCGCCCAATGGGGGGTGGGCATGGCTGCCCAGGAATCTATCATGAGGGCAGCGGTGGTGACCATGGTGCCCAGAGGACGCCGCGGCCTCGCCTTCGGTCTCCTCAACGCCATCTATGGCCTGGCCTGGTTTGCAGGCAGCGCCCTCATGGGCCTGCTGTACGACATCTCCTTGCCCGCCCTGGCATCCCTGGCTGCCGCCGCCCAGGTGGCTGCCGCCCTCCTCTTCATGGCCCTAGCCAAGGGCATGGGCCATGCCAGGGGTGCAGATAGCCCTACAGGATGATACAATAAAAACGACAGACCCCTGCGAAGCTCAATAACACCTATGGCCGATAAACAGTCCAGCACTTACACCGCTGCCGATATCCAGGTCTTGGAGGGGCTGGAGGCCGTCCGCCGCCGGCCCGGCATGTACATCGGCTCCACCGATGCCCGTGGCCTCCATCACCTTCTCTTCGAGATCGTGGACAACTCCATCGACGAGGCCATGGCCGGGTACTGCAACCGCATCGAGGTGGTGCTGGATGCCCAAGGTGGAGCCCTTGTGCGAGACAACGGCCGTGGCATCCCGGTGGAGCCTCATCCCCGCACCGGCCGCTCGGCCCTGGAGACGGTAATGACATATCTCCACGCTGGGGGGAAGTTTGGGCGGCAGGCCTACAAGGTATCGGGCGGGCTGCACGGTGTGGGGGCAGCAGTGGTCAATGCCCTCTCGGAGGCCATGTGGGTGGAGGTGCGGCGAGATGGCCTGGTCCACCGGCAGGCCTACGCCCGCGGCCGCCCCATCACCGAGGTGGAGGTGGTGGGCGAGGCCCCAGAGGGGGAGTCGGGCACCACCACCTGGTTCCGGCCAGACCCCCAGATCTTCCCCCAGCGGGAGTTCGATTTTGATACCGTGGCCCAACGCCTCCAGGAGATGGCCTTCCTCACCAAAGGGGTCTGGATCCGCCTCCGGGACGAGCGCACAGGCCGGGAGGTCAACTACTACTTCGAAGGGGGCATAAGGAGCTTCGTCCAGCGCCTCAACAAGGGGCGCAAGGCCCTCCACGAGCCCATCTACTTTCAGAGGACGGTGGACAGCACCATCGTGGAGGTGGCCATCCAGTACAACGATGGCTTCAACGACTCTACCTACGCCTTCGCCAACTGCATCCACACCATCGATGGCGGCACCCACCTCACCGGCTTCCGCAGCGCCCTCACCCGCGTCATCAACGACTACGCCCGTAGGCAAAAGCTCCTCAAGGAGGACGAGCCCAACCTCACTGGCGACGACGTGCGGGAGGGGCTCACAGCCATCGTATCCGTCAAACTACCCGAGCCCCAGTTCGAGGGGCAGACCAAGACCCGCCTGGGGAACCCTGAGGTGAAGGGGCAGGTGGAGTCGGTGGTGGGGGAGGAGCTCTCCCGCTGGCTGGAGGAGCACCCCGCCGACGCCCGCCGCATCGTCGAGAAGTGCCTCACCGCCGCCCGGGCCCGCGAGGCCGCCCGCCGCGCCCGCGACCTCATCCTGCGCAAGAGCGCCCTGGAGGACACCACCCTGCCAGGCAAGCTGGCCGATTGCACCGAGCGGGAGCCCCGCCGCCGCGAGCTCTATATCGTGGAGGGGGACTCGGCTGGGGGCTCAGCCAAGCAGGGAAGGGATCGTCGCTTCCAGGCCATCCTCCCCCTGCGGGGCAAGATCCTCAACGTGGAGAAGGCCCGCCAGGACAAGATCCTGGCCCACGAGGAGATAAGGGCCATCATCACCGCCTTAGGCGCTGGCTTCGGCGACTCCTTCGACCTCAAGAGGCTCCGCTACCATCGGGTCATCATCATGACCGACGCCGATGTGGACGGCTCCCACATCCGGACCCTGCTGCTGACCTTCTTCTTCCGCCACATGCGCCCTCTCATCGAGGAGGGGCATCTGTTCATCGCCCAGCCGCCCCTTTACCGCATCGCCCGCGGCAACGAGGAGCACTGGGCCTATTCCGAGCGGGAGAAGGACGAGCTCCTCAAGCGCCTGAAAGATGGAAAGCGGGTGGTGGTGCAGCGGTATAAGGGCTTGGGGGAGATGAACCCTGAGCAGCTCTGGCAGACCACCATGGACCCCCAACGCCGCACCATCCTGCAGGTGACGGTGGAGGACGCCGCCCTGGCCGACCGCATCTTCAGCCACCTCATGGGGGAGGAGGTAGGCCCCAGGAAGGCCTTCATCCAGAGCCACTACCACCAAGTGCGCAACCTGGACGTCTGAGCACTTATCGCACCCGGTACGGGACCTCTCTGGAGAGGGTATCCATCAACGCTTGTCTGTAACTCTCAAGCCAGTCTGCACAGGGTGGGCACACGTCGGACACCTTCCTCAGCCCCTCCTGCCACCGCCCCATGCGGTAATAGAGGGCGGCCACCTTCAGGGCGCGGCCTCTCTTGACAGCGTCATCCTTCCCTCCCTCTTGCATCGCCGCTGAGAGCGCGCTCATGGCCCTTTGGGCCTCTTCCCACAGCAGGTCGGGGAAGCGGGTGGTGCAGTCCCGGAAGGCCCCCTCCTGCCAACATAGCACCAGGGGCAAGAAGGGGGAGTGCGCGAAGGACAGGTCGCCGAAGTAGGCCAGCCGGTCGTCCCAGGTGAGCAACTCCGCCCGCCCGTCGGCCGTAATATCCATGACCTTGTCGATGCGCCCGTTGCCCAACGAGAAGGAGTCTAGGACGATGGGGCCCTGGGGCCCGGTGTCTACGACGAAGTACTCGAAGCAACAGTGGGCCCCTCCTGTGTAATGGAGGACGATGGCCTCCTCCTGCCCATCGCCGTCCACGTCGGCGGTGGCTGTCAGTTCCCACGGTTCAGCCGTCGCCCTAGGGTCAAGAGGGGAGGTGGCCAGAACGAGGTCCCCACGGCCGTCGCTGACCTTCGCCTGGAACTGGCTCCCCTCCTTGACCACTTGCACCGACCAGGTGGGGGAGTACGCAGGCGTGGGGGTGACGACCTCTCTAGCGGTGGCGGCGGGGGTAGGGGTAACGGGAGGCACGGGCGCCAACACGGGCGTCCGCTCCTCCTGACAGGCCAGCAGCAACAGGGCACCCGCCATGGAGACCAGGGCAAGCCAGCGCATGGCCCCATTGTAGACTCGCCCACCTTGCCGGTCTACACTTACCTATGTCAAGGGCCCCCATGACCATGCTTTTGGTGGATACCACCGCCTCCGAGCCGTGCCCCCTGGGCTTCCAGGGCGACACTGCCCCCCTGGTCTACTTCATGTCCTTCGCCGTCGCCGAGAGATATGGAGCCCTTCACCCCCTGGCGCAGGCGGCATCTCTGCTCCGCCGCCAGCTCCGCGTGGACATCTCCCCCCTCATGCGGTTCACCAGCGCCCTGCCCGAGGGGCCAGAGGACGTGGAGGAATTGGAGGGCCTGTGGCAAGACCCAGCCCCTTTAGCCCGCACTTGTCAGGAGATAGCCCACGCCTTACGCCACCATCCTCGCCTCAGGGCCCTCACGGCCGACTTCCCCACCCTGCCCGAGAGGCTAGAGGAGCTGGCGGCCATAGCTCAGTGGGCAGCCCAACAGGGGGCCAAGATCCGCCTCACCTATCTGCTGTGAACCCTTGGCGATAGAGCCCTTGGCTGCGTATATACTCCTCCACCTGTGGAGGCACCAGGTAGCGGATGGACCGCCCAACCCGCACCCGCTCGCGCACCAAGGTGGCGCTGATGCCTACCGGCGGCATGTCCAGCCAGACCAGTCGGCTCTTCAGGCCCGGAAGGAGAGCCTCCACCCGGGCCAAGGCCCCCTCGTCCTCCGCCCCGGGGCGGGAGGCCACGGCCAAGAAGGCCAGCGAGATGATCTCCTGGGGCCGGTGCCAGTGAGGCAGGTCCAGGAGGGAGTCGTAGCCCATCACCAGGAAGAACTCAGCGCCGGGGAGCTCCAACCGCAGCTCATGGAGGGTGTCCACGGTGTAGGAGGGGCCGGGACGCTGCAGCTCACCCGTCCACACCTGGAAGGGGGAGCCCTCCAGGGCCAGGCGCACCATGGCCAACCGGTGATGGCCAGGGGTTATAGGTTGCCCCGCTTTGCGCCAAGGGTTGCCCGCCGGCACGAAGAGGAGACGCTCCAGAGAGAGGAGCTCCCACGCCGTATCGGCGAGGATGAGGTGACCCAGGTGGATGGGGTCGAAGGTGCCCCCCAGCACCCCCACCCTCATCCCAGCCATGGCACCTCCACGTCCCCGAAGCGCACGGGGTCGCCGGGCTTGGCCCCCGCCCGCCGCAGGGCCCGCACCACCCCCATGCGGGCCAGGCGTCGCCAGAACTCCTGGCGCCCCTCATCGTCCTCCAACGGCATCATATGGGCCAGGGCCACCGGGTCCCTCCCGTCCACGCGGAAACCACCGTCCTCTCGGGCCACACGGAAGCGCGGCCCCCTTGTAGCCACAAGCGCCTCGCCGGCCGCCACTTGGGCAGGAGGGGCCAAAGCTCGAAACCTCTCCCATACCACCTCCAGGAGCTGGCGGGTGCCTTCTCCCGTGGCAGCCGATATGAAGATGGGCTCCACTCCCCGTCGCCTCAGGGCCTCCCGCAGGGCAGGGATCCGCGCCCGCACCTCTGGCAGGTCTACCTTGTTGACCGCCACCACCTGCTCCTTGCACGCCAGGTTGCCTGGCGCCAGAGCCAGCTCTCTGTTGACCACATCCATATCTGCCGCCACGTCGGGGCGGGTGCCGTCCAGGAGGTGCACCAGCAGGCGGGTCCGCTCTATATGCCGCAGGAAGTCCAAGCCCAAGCCCTTACCCTCATGGGCCCCTTCGATGAGACCAGGGATATCGGCGATGACCAGCTCCCCGCCGTCCACCGTGGCCACCCCCAGGTGGGGCTCCAACGTGGTAAACGGGTAGGGAGCGATCTTCGGCCGGGCTCTGGTGAGGGCCGCCAGGAGGGTGGACTTGCCCACGTTGGGGAGCCCCACAATGCCTACATCGGCCAGGAGCTTGAGGTCTAGTTGGAGCTCCACCTCTTCTCCTTTCTCGCCCCGCTGGGCGATGCGCGGCGCCCGCCTCGTAGGCGAGACGAAGGCAGCGTTGCCCAGGCCGCCCCTGCCGCCGCGGGCCACCAGCAACATCTTCCCCGGCCTGTCTAGGTCCCCCACATACGTCAGCGAGCCATCAGCCTCCACCCGGTGCACTACAGTGCCCACAGGCACCGCCACGTAGACATCTTCACCACGGCGGCCGTGCATGTTCTTCCCCTTGCCATGCTGGCCGCGCCCTGCCTCATAGCGGTGCCTCCGCGCCACTACGTACAGGGTGCGCATGTGAGGATCGGCCACCAAGTACACGTTCCCCCCGTCGCCGCCGTTGCCGCCGTCAGGCCCGCCGCGGGGCACGAACTTCTCCCGCCGGAAGGAGACGCAGCCATTGCCACCGTCCCCACCCTTCACCCAAATACGGGCCCTATCGATCATCCTCTATGCAATTGTATAACGGTGGCTTGAAGTAACAGATGGCACGTGGAGGACGTGGATAGGGACGTGCGGCGCTAGGGGAAAGGCGGTGGAGAAAGGGGAGGAGAGGGGAAAACTCAGGCGCTGGCCTGGGCAGCGTACCCTGGCGATAGGAGGGAACGGATCTCGCTTACCTGGCGGCGGAGGAGGGGGTCGGTGCGCATCAGGACCTCCACCTTGTGGATGGCGTGGATGACGGTGGAATGGTCCCGCCCGCCTAGGAGGCGGCCGATATCCTTGAGCGATAGTTGACATTCCTCGCGCAGGAGGTACATGGCGATGTGGCGGGCATCGGCCACCATCTTGGAGCGGGCCTTCCCTGCCAAAGAATTCAGGGGAAGATTGAAGAACTGGGCGACGGTCCGCAGGACCGTGTCAGGGGTTGGGGCGCCGGTGCTGCTGGCGGCAGTAAGGGCCCTCAAGGCCTCTTGGCACACCTCCAGGTCGATGGGGCGCTGGACGAGACGCGCATAGGCCACCAGCCTGTTGACGTATCCCTCCAGCTCGCGGATGCTCCGTTGGGCGGCCTCGGCGAGGAAGCGGGCCACATCCTGAGGGATCTGGACACCCAGGTCGTGGGCCTTGGCGGCGGCCACTGCCGTCTTGGTCTCTATGTCTGGCGCTCCGATGTCCACCACCAGTCCCCCCTCCAGGCGGGATCGCAGGTGGGGCTCCAGCTGGGTGAGGGCCTGCGGCGCGCGGTCGGCCGTCGCCACGATATGCCCCCCCTCGAGGAGCACCTCGTTGAAGGTCTGGGAGAACTCGTCT
The genomic region above belongs to Dehalococcoidia bacterium and contains:
- a CDS encoding MFS transporter, with protein sequence MARRPLPLALGFVLMLGAADLLGDLTFEGGRSIAGPFLGSLGAGAVAIATLSGLGEMAGLLVRLASGYLSDRIPRLWPLALWGYAINQLSVPSLALVFQWPLGALLLVAERMGRGTRAPPRDLMLSYAALRLGPGWTFGLHEAMDQLGAMAGPLLVALVVQLGLGYRGAFAVLLAPALACLSLLWWTRLRYPQPMAMERAEADTIDSPSPLPLRFWAYVAALALVAAGYVDFPLIAFHLHKEEVGVATPPLLYGLAMGVDALAALALGRLFDYVGLRAMALAALISAPFGPLFFLTDSPPLWALAAAQWGVGMAAQESIMRAAVVTMVPRGRRGLAFGLLNAIYGLAWFAGSALMGLLYDISLPALASLAAAAQVAAALLFMALAKGMGHARGADSPTG
- the tsaA gene encoding tRNA (N6-threonylcarbamoyladenosine(37)-N6)-methyltransferase TrmO translates to MRFFEPEASGPLSPITLEPIGVVRSPVRHPRPHGWEEVEARIVLRRGMAQGLVGLEGFSHIFVLFFMHQVPAEMREGRLQAPLAEGGGLPVRGVFATRSQLRPNPIGLTVCRLLRVRGHVLWVRGLDAIDGTPVLDIKPYLPPYDAVAQASMPPWVWERGR
- a CDS encoding 4Fe-4S binding protein; its protein translation is MTVLVLLCQDLAHHGLSPQALARFAEEEGAQAVVVPGLCLHPDRIRRAAAGAEALVIATCHQWQAEGAIERHARAAGISPLALQVVPLARICQGDADPMGKAQAALAGALARARAFPGARPENLRPALPSRGPRVSRRALLSLPSLVYRPVPTLHKGLCAAERGCRHCVSQCPHGALYEDGGIIHLRREACTSCGLCVTACPHQALQMPGWGPPEVAAQMAALLERGGGRGLAFICPQSPPPGGPWLAVNVPCAAAVPLAAMLTPLSRGAPAVAIVHCGALCRSGRRSQVEEKLGFAQALLEALGLGKGRIFLAETSEKGTLLPSPVGPAAATTSRPGLPHPSLAGAGADAAAVMELSHGQDVYLLHTGSPLGMVQIDPEACTVCGTCAGACPTSAIRYTEEEARVSLTFDPRVCIACGQCLEVCPERERGAIVLRRGVDTTFLRRGPETVAQDRLVLCRRCQGPVASQKMVQRVIAMLGPQVSTQRLAELCSQCRGLPF
- a CDS encoding DUF933 domain-containing protein, coding for MELAIVGLRAAGKTTLFQALAGGPVAGAVATVPVPDHRLEQLAAHFRPRKVTPPEALLHDLPPWPDHGQRLPQEAATALARADALILVVRAFHRPDVPHPQGHVDPQRDYLNLELELLYHDLDIVTRRLEKVAKVATSAPPGERKAAQRERRTLERVKACLESERPLREEELSPGERKLLSPFGLLSLRPLLVVVNSDDPAQGMEMVQALESRHGRARTAFASLCAQLELELAQMEKEEAVAFRQELGLPPEGPRALLRQAMDLLELVTFYTVVGEECRAWLVAKGTTALEAAGKIHSDMARGFVRAEVIAWDRLLAAGTLHEARARGMVRAEGKSYLVQDGDVLHILFH
- the gyrB gene encoding DNA topoisomerase (ATP-hydrolyzing) subunit B, yielding MADKQSSTYTAADIQVLEGLEAVRRRPGMYIGSTDARGLHHLLFEIVDNSIDEAMAGYCNRIEVVLDAQGGALVRDNGRGIPVEPHPRTGRSALETVMTYLHAGGKFGRQAYKVSGGLHGVGAAVVNALSEAMWVEVRRDGLVHRQAYARGRPITEVEVVGEAPEGESGTTTWFRPDPQIFPQREFDFDTVAQRLQEMAFLTKGVWIRLRDERTGREVNYYFEGGIRSFVQRLNKGRKALHEPIYFQRTVDSTIVEVAIQYNDGFNDSTYAFANCIHTIDGGTHLTGFRSALTRVINDYARRQKLLKEDEPNLTGDDVREGLTAIVSVKLPEPQFEGQTKTRLGNPEVKGQVESVVGEELSRWLEEHPADARRIVEKCLTAARAREAARRARDLILRKSALEDTTLPGKLADCTEREPRRRELYIVEGDSAGGSAKQGRDRRFQAILPLRGKILNVEKARQDKILAHEEIRAIITALGAGFGDSFDLKRLRYHRVIIMTDADVDGSHIRTLLLTFFFRHMRPLIEEGHLFIAQPPLYRIARGNEEHWAYSEREKDELLKRLKDGKRVVVQRYKGLGEMNPEQLWQTTMDPQRRTILQVTVEDAALADRIFSHLMGEEVGPRKAFIQSHYHQVRNLDV
- the nadD gene encoding nicotinate-nucleotide adenylyltransferase, giving the protein MAGMRVGVLGGTFDPIHLGHLILADTAWELLSLERLLFVPAGNPWRKAGQPITPGHHRLAMVRLALEGSPFQVWTGELQRPGPSYTVDTLHELRLELPGAEFFLVMGYDSLLDLPHWHRPQEIISLAFLAVASRPGAEDEGALARVEALLPGLKSRLVWLDMPPVGISATLVRERVRVGRSIRYLVPPQVEEYIRSQGLYRQGFTADR
- a CDS encoding molecular chaperone TorD family protein; amino-acid sequence: MRRWARLARLRQGMYRLLALSFLPPADDRWGQMVAGARYLRQDDGIARPLPFYSPWRLFSQAILKSHPQEVSSEHVRLFGPGGPVPLWETAYLTLDPLSQGEVVADITQAYLRAGLRPSSQGPDHLSAELEFMSFLCGSEATAWEEGEVTSLRRQLKRQGRFLDRHLCLWLPHLVRRLETAHALSLFLEGAKAAWALACHDRDMAHLLDTELAQATGG
- the sfsA gene encoding DNA/RNA nuclease SfsA; the protein is MPQGLVSARLVARLNRFAVEVEVAGGRAQAHLANSGRLQELMVPGAPVLLAPRAGQGRKTPFDLVLVQVDGVWVSADARLPNHLLREAVEEGRLEAFAGQRVAATEPSFQGVRLDLLLAGPQGDIMVEAKSVTLVVDGVGLFPDAPTERGRRHLAALVAARRLGLGAAVVFVIQRPDVVSFAAHVGADPRFAEALRWAAGEGVAVLAYRCLVDPQEVRLDSPVPVVL